One Pseudorhodobacter turbinis DNA segment encodes these proteins:
- a CDS encoding IclR family transcriptional regulator — translation MTQTKQNTLFVGALAKGLRVLHAFDETNTELSLGALVQITGLDKSAVQRLANTLHIEGMLDKDPVTRRYRPSHAWLRMTYAYYWSDPLVARAMPKLIELSQRLGETVNLAELSGQYVIYAARLPCTRTVFGAMVPGRMVPALCTSAGQAILATFPNDERAAAIEGWPLHAHTPRTTMDRAIIADQIDETASRGYALTQDQMILSEVGIACAIRGPDGRAGAAVHCSVSAHHWDDARIRSEILPWLQDTANAISP, via the coding sequence ATGACCCAAACCAAGCAAAACACACTTTTTGTCGGCGCTTTGGCAAAAGGGCTGCGTGTGCTGCACGCCTTTGATGAAACCAACACCGAGCTGTCGTTGGGCGCGCTGGTACAAATCACGGGTCTGGACAAAAGCGCGGTACAGCGTTTGGCCAATACGCTGCATATCGAAGGGATGCTGGACAAGGATCCGGTGACGCGCCGCTATCGCCCGTCGCATGCCTGGCTGCGCATGACCTATGCCTATTACTGGTCAGACCCGCTGGTTGCGCGCGCGATGCCAAAGCTGATCGAGCTGTCGCAACGCTTGGGGGAAACGGTGAATCTGGCGGAACTTTCGGGCCAGTACGTCATCTATGCCGCGCGCCTGCCCTGCACGCGCACGGTGTTCGGTGCAATGGTTCCGGGGCGCATGGTTCCGGCACTTTGCACCTCTGCCGGACAGGCCATTCTGGCCACCTTCCCCAACGACGAACGCGCGGCAGCAATTGAGGGCTGGCCCCTGCACGCCCACACACCGCGCACCACGATGGACCGCGCCATCATCGCAGACCAGATCGACGAGACTGCCAGCCGGGGGTATGCGCTGACGCAAGATCAGATGATCCTGAGCGAGGTCGGAATTGCCTGCGCCATTCGCGGGCCGGACGGGCGGGCCGGCGCGGCGGTACATTGCTCGGTCTCGGCGCATCATTGGGACGACGCGCGCATCCGGTCCGAAATCCTGCCTTGGCTGCAGGATACCGCCAATGCCATTTCGCCCTAA
- a CDS encoding mannose-1-phosphate guanylyltransferase/mannose-6-phosphate isomerase, producing the protein MTSSIHPVILCGGSGTRLWPLSRKSFPKQFSSLTGDESLFQASARRLSGGGFAAPVIVTGSDFRFIVTEQLAQVEISPAAILIEPAARNTAPAILAAALNVHARDPGALMLVAPSDHVIPDVAQFVAAVEAATATARAGNLVTFGVRPDRAETGYGWLELSTRPNEAFTPVAQPLVRFVEKPDMAMAQAMLAGGQHLWNTGIFLFSVDALITAFEAHQPEMLAQTRIAVAEAKQDLGFSRLDPTAWGALEDISIDYAVMEKARNISVVPYSGAWSDLGGWQAVWREAGQDATGVVTSGASTAIECSNTLLRSESEGLELVGIGLDGIVVVAMSDAVLVAHKDRAQDVKKAVAALQAKGAVQAETFPRDHRPWGWFESLAIGSRFQVKRIVVRPGAALSLQSHHHRAEHWVVVEGTAKVTIDNEVKLVTENQSVYIPLGAVHRMENPGKVPMVLIEVQTGSYLGEDDIIRYEDIYSRGQGAKG; encoded by the coding sequence ATGACCTCCAGCATTCATCCTGTCATTCTATGTGGCGGATCGGGGACGCGGCTTTGGCCGTTGTCGCGCAAGTCCTTTCCCAAACAGTTTTCGTCCCTAACCGGTGATGAGAGCCTGTTTCAAGCCTCGGCGCGCCGCTTGTCCGGGGGCGGCTTTGCGGCGCCGGTGATTGTGACCGGTTCTGATTTTCGCTTCATCGTGACAGAGCAGCTGGCGCAGGTGGAGATATCCCCGGCGGCAATCCTGATCGAACCTGCAGCGCGCAATACCGCGCCGGCCATTCTGGCAGCAGCCCTGAACGTGCATGCCCGCGATCCGGGCGCATTGATGCTGGTGGCACCTTCGGACCATGTGATCCCCGATGTGGCGCAATTTGTTGCGGCCGTTGAGGCGGCAACCGCGACCGCCCGTGCGGGCAATCTGGTGACCTTCGGGGTGCGGCCCGACCGCGCCGAGACGGGCTATGGCTGGCTTGAATTGAGCACGCGCCCGAATGAGGCTTTTACCCCTGTTGCCCAACCGCTTGTCCGTTTTGTTGAAAAACCGGATATGGCGATGGCGCAGGCCATGCTGGCCGGCGGGCAACACCTGTGGAATACGGGGATCTTTCTATTCTCGGTGGATGCGCTGATCACAGCCTTTGAGGCGCATCAGCCCGAGATGCTGGCACAGACCCGCATCGCCGTGGCCGAGGCCAAGCAAGACCTTGGCTTTTCAAGGCTGGACCCGACCGCCTGGGGCGCATTGGAAGATATCTCTATCGACTATGCCGTGATGGAGAAGGCCCGCAACATCAGTGTGGTACCCTATAGCGGTGCGTGGTCCGATCTTGGGGGCTGGCAAGCCGTTTGGCGCGAGGCGGGGCAGGATGCGACGGGGGTTGTCACCAGCGGGGCGTCCACGGCGATCGAGTGCTCCAACACGCTGCTCCGCTCTGAAAGTGAGGGGCTGGAACTGGTCGGCATCGGGCTGGACGGGATCGTTGTTGTTGCCATGTCCGATGCGGTGTTGGTGGCCCATAAGGACCGCGCGCAGGATGTGAAAAAGGCCGTAGCCGCGCTGCAGGCCAAAGGGGCCGTGCAGGCCGAAACCTTTCCACGCGATCACCGCCCTTGGGGCTGGTTTGAAAGCCTTGCGATTGGCTCGCGGTTTCAGGTCAAGCGGATCGTGGTGCGTCCGGGGGCTGCCCTTAGCCTGCAATCACACCATCACCGCGCCGAGCATTGGGTTGTGGTTGAAGGCACGGCAAAGGTGACAATCGACAATGAGGTCAAGCTGGTGACGGAAAACCAGTCTGTCTATATCCCGCTGGGCGCGGTGCACCGGATGGAAAACCCCGGCAAGGTGCCAATGGTGCTGATCGAGGTGCAAACCGGCAGCTACCTCGGTGAGGATGACATCATCCGCTACGAAGACATCTATTCCCGCGGGCAGGGCGCCAAAGGGTAG
- a CDS encoding replication initiator protein A, translating to MTAITAPTLLPDRHPTPDFFICDVFDASPKDDLGTMEHPVFSLSTRPDKRILSYAHNGTTIEVVPSVKGRATIHDKDILIFCISQLMSALNAGRVISRKLTLKAHDLLVATNRDTSGDAYTRLKDAFERLAGTRITTNMTTGGIETTQGFGLIDSWEIRRRSRGGRMISVQVTLSEWLFRAVQTKSVLTLSRDYFRLRKPLERRIYELARKHCGRQPEWGVSVATLHKKSGSAAPLRVFRAALRKMTGPDHLPEYDITEAPGDLMLFTRRSRVVEPGQAPLLSVEALEAARAILPGTDIYALHAQWQAYWDRSGQAVLRNPDQAFLGWLRKQAEGPARS from the coding sequence ATGACAGCTATTACCGCACCGACCCTGTTGCCCGACCGGCACCCCACGCCGGATTTCTTTATCTGCGATGTGTTTGATGCCTCGCCCAAGGATGATCTGGGCACGATGGAGCATCCGGTGTTTTCGCTCTCGACCCGCCCTGACAAACGCATCCTGTCCTATGCCCATAATGGCACCACCATCGAGGTGGTCCCCTCAGTCAAGGGCCGAGCGACCATTCACGACAAGGACATCCTGATCTTTTGTATCAGCCAGCTGATGTCGGCGTTGAATGCCGGGCGGGTGATCTCACGCAAGCTGACGCTTAAGGCGCATGATCTGTTGGTGGCCACCAATCGCGATACATCGGGCGATGCTTATACCCGCCTGAAGGACGCGTTTGAGCGGCTTGCCGGCACGCGCATCACCACCAATATGACCACCGGTGGCATCGAGACCACGCAGGGGTTCGGCCTGATCGACAGTTGGGAAATCCGCCGCCGGTCCCGTGGCGGGCGGATGATCTCGGTGCAGGTCACCTTAAGCGAATGGCTGTTCCGTGCGGTTCAGACGAAATCGGTGCTGACGCTGAGCCGGGATTATTTCCGCCTGCGCAAACCGCTTGAGCGGCGCATCTATGAATTGGCCCGCAAGCATTGCGGTCGTCAGCCGGAATGGGGCGTCAGCGTGGCCACCCTGCATAAGAAATCTGGATCGGCGGCACCGCTGAGGGTGTTTCGCGCCGCCCTGCGCAAGATGACAGGGCCGGACCATCTGCCGGAATATGACATAACCGAGGCCCCCGGTGATCTGATGTTGTTCACGCGCCGGTCGCGTGTGGTTGAGCCGGGGCAGGCGCCCTTGCTAAGCGTGGAGGCGCTGGAGGCGGCCCGCGCGATCCTGCCGGGGACAGATATCTATGCGCTGCATGCACAGTGGCAGGCCTATTGGGATCGCTCGGGGCAGGCGGTGTTGCGCAACCCTGATCAGGCATTCCTGGGATGGTTGCGTAAACAGGCAGAAGGCCCCGCCCGATCTTGA